The sequence below is a genomic window from Kitasatospora kifunensis.
GCCGCGATCATGCTCCCCGCCTCGCTCTCGCTGGTCCGCCAGGCCTACACCGATGCCAAGGGCCGGGCCCGGGGCATCGCGCTCTGGACAGCCGGCGGCGGCGTGGCCATCGCGGCCGGGCCGGTCGTCGGCGGCGCGCTGACCAGCGGTCTCGGCTGGCGCTGGATCTTCTTCATCAACCTGCCGTTCGGCCTGGCGGCGCTGCTCGGCCTGCTCAAGGCGCCGCGCTCGCGCCGGGGCCACTCCCCCGTCGACCTCGGCGGGCAGCTCACCATCGTGGTGGCGCTGGCCGCACTCGTCTTCGCGGTGATCAACGGCGGTGCGCACGGCTACAGTTCGCTCGGCACGCTGCTCGCACTGGCCGCCTTCGTGGTCTTCGCGGCGGCGTTCGTCACCATCGAGAACCGGCAGGCGAGCCCTGCGGTGCCGCTCTCGCTCTTCCGCGACCGCTCGGTGGCCGTCTGCACCAGCACCGGCTTCGTGCTCAACTTCGGCTTCTACGGCCTCATCTTCACCCTGACCCTCTACTTCCAGCAGCTGCGCGGCGCCTCCCCGCTCACCGCCGGCCTGATGTTCGTGCCGATGACCGCTTTCACCACGGTGGTCAACCTCGGCGCCGGGCGGCTGATCAGCCGCCACGGCCCGCGGCTGCCGCTGATCACCGGCATCCTGATCCAGGCAGTTGACCTGCTCGCCCTGCTGACCGTCGGCCA
It includes:
- a CDS encoding MFS transporter; protein product: MDNTSTPSTPQTTATAPPNPITPTGAGVVVAIACLGFFITTLDTTVVNVALPAIGHQWNNQVSGLQWVVDAYTLVFAALLLSAGSVADRIGASRAFGTGLALFTVLSAVCGFAPNLGALIGARAVQGAAAAIMLPASLSLVRQAYTDAKGRARGIALWTAGGGVAIAAGPVVGGALTSGLGWRWIFFINLPFGLAALLGLLKAPRSRRGHSPVDLGGQLTIVVALAALVFAVINGGAHGYSSLGTLLALAAFVVFAAAFVTIENRQASPAVPLSLFRDRSVAVCTSTGFVLNFGFYGLIFTLTLYFQQLRGASPLTAGLMFVPMTAFTTVVNLGAGRLISRHGPRLPLITGILIQAVDLLALLTVGQHTSTPVVLALLVPLGIGGGLAVPPLTSAMLEAVDAERAGLASGILNSARQIGGAIGVAVFGALAAGGSGFIAGMHTSLLVAGLALLLAAAAVLALLPRHPQTAAS